The following are from one region of the Pseudodesulfovibrio sp. JC047 genome:
- a CDS encoding (2Fe-2S)-binding protein: MFTKVSDSNNKKITIYFEDEPVEVEEGMTVAAAVLEPSHGWTRTTHGGHKRGAFCHMGVCHECLMTIDGVPNQQACLTPVADGMKVYRQNGEPDFHQEEGKHA, encoded by the coding sequence ATGTTTACCAAAGTCAGTGATTCGAACAATAAAAAAATTACCATCTATTTTGAAGATGAACCAGTCGAGGTCGAAGAAGGTATGACTGTCGCCGCTGCCGTGCTTGAGCCTTCCCATGGTTGGACTCGTACAACTCATGGCGGACACAAGCGTGGAGCCTTTTGTCATATGGGGGTATGTCATGAATGTTTGATGACAATTGATGGTGTGCCCAATCAGCAGGCTTGTCTTACTCCTGTGGCGGACGGGATGAAGGTATATCGTCAAAATGGTGAGCCGGATTTCCATCAGGAGGAGGGTAAACATGCATAA
- a CDS encoding FAD-dependent oxidoreductase, with protein MSSKRTAGAVVIGGGAIGTAVACYLAKDGVDVTLIERGEFAWGTSRRCEGHIVTYDTAPGPHSVFCKRGQEMFYEAQKFLPVDFDFQPEGIGLLVDDENHLETVKANFEGKKKEGFDVTLWDREELKQHEPNIGDDILACLNFNNDCTVNPMRLCYGLAKHAEANGATLMSRTNVTDFRMEKGRISSVVTDKGEIMTENVILASGIWTPQLGAMLGLNVPIRPRQGHVIVTERSKGLVSKAYVEYGYLLAKGGEKRDNVTPDMDKFGVAFVLEPSSAGTHLLGGCRRFVGMDTRPHPAVMRAIAERGQHFFPALADTRIIRCYAGVRPFTPDAKPIISPTHLGGVYVAAGHEGNGISLSLITGKLISDFINGSTPEMDLSYMHIDRFGFNPPALPIGAA; from the coding sequence ATGAGCAGCAAACGAACAGCTGGTGCTGTCGTTATTGGCGGTGGGGCCATAGGAACGGCTGTTGCCTGTTATCTGGCGAAGGATGGAGTGGATGTGACGCTCATAGAGCGTGGAGAGTTCGCTTGGGGAACGAGTCGTCGGTGTGAAGGGCATATTGTTACATATGATACTGCTCCTGGTCCTCACAGTGTTTTTTGCAAACGTGGACAAGAGATGTTCTATGAGGCGCAGAAATTTTTGCCTGTAGATTTTGATTTCCAGCCTGAGGGAATCGGTCTTCTTGTGGATGACGAGAATCATCTTGAAACTGTCAAAGCCAATTTTGAGGGGAAGAAAAAAGAGGGATTTGATGTCACTCTTTGGGATCGAGAGGAGCTGAAACAGCATGAGCCAAATATCGGTGACGATATATTGGCATGTCTGAACTTTAATAATGACTGTACCGTTAATCCTATGCGTCTTTGTTATGGTTTAGCAAAACATGCTGAGGCCAATGGTGCGACTTTGATGTCTCGTACGAACGTGACAGATTTTCGTATGGAGAAAGGTCGGATTTCCTCTGTTGTGACCGATAAGGGCGAAATTATGACTGAGAATGTCATTTTGGCTTCAGGTATTTGGACCCCTCAACTCGGTGCTATGTTGGGTCTTAATGTCCCTATTCGACCTCGGCAGGGACATGTCATTGTTACAGAACGCTCTAAAGGTTTGGTAAGTAAAGCCTATGTAGAATACGGTTATCTGTTGGCTAAAGGTGGAGAAAAACGAGACAACGTTACTCCTGATATGGACAAATTCGGTGTTGCCTTTGTACTTGAGCCTTCTTCTGCGGGTACTCATTTACTGGGCGGTTGCCGGCGTTTTGTAGGTATGGACACTCGTCCCCATCCTGCGGTTATGCGTGCTATTGCTGAACGAGGACAACACTTTTTTCCCGCTTTAGCTGATACTCGTATTATTCGTTGTTATGCGGGTGTCCGTCCCTTTACTCCAGATGCAAAACCAATCATTTCTCCGACCCACCTTGGGGGCGTTTATGTTGCTGCTGGACATGAAGGGAATGGGATTAGTCTTTCACTTATAACAGGCAAGCTCATTTCTGATTTTATTAATGGTTCAACCCCGGAAATGGATTTGAGTTATATGCATATTGATAGATTCGGCTTTAATCCTCCCGCATTGCCTATCGGAGCTGCATAA
- a CDS encoding MFS transporter — protein MIGKASLTELFDNAPLNSFHKHLFVYSSGGPFLDGYVMGMIGIALVQITPYLELSLFWEGMIGAATLIGMFFGGFAGGWVTDKYGRSMLYTIDLIALGIFSLGQFWAESAPVLFLFRFLLGVAVGADYPIATALLAEFTPKKYRGPFIGTLQAMWFVGASVAYIVGDILLRTGPDAWRWMLASATLPTVVFLFMRRNTPESPRWLSMKGRYKEAQAVLKRVYDEDISIEELKSINFERKRVPLTSLFHSEYGTRMLFITLFWTCAIVPLFAVYSFGPKIMVALGLTGQFGHTGAAAITFIFMLGCLFPLGLINKIGRRSLLLHSFFWSAVALSLLAFFTNSSPYLILILFSIYALATGGSQNLQFVYPNELFPTEIRASAVGLASSISRIGAAIGTYLVPLALARLEIRTTMMIAAGITLLGFLVSLKMAPETRNCSLEDASRCEGKSLMVEGGVSHPQPEKVSTLSFQKRG, from the coding sequence ATGATAGGTAAGGCGTCTCTAACCGAGCTTTTTGACAACGCTCCACTGAATAGCTTTCACAAACATTTGTTTGTTTATTCATCAGGAGGACCATTTCTTGATGGGTATGTGATGGGCATGATCGGTATCGCGTTGGTTCAAATAACACCTTATCTCGAATTGTCTCTTTTCTGGGAAGGAATGATTGGAGCGGCTACATTAATTGGAATGTTTTTTGGTGGGTTCGCTGGAGGATGGGTCACAGACAAGTACGGTCGATCGATGCTGTATACCATTGATCTCATCGCTCTTGGTATTTTTTCATTGGGTCAGTTTTGGGCAGAAAGTGCGCCTGTCCTTTTCCTTTTTCGATTTTTATTAGGCGTTGCTGTGGGAGCAGATTATCCAATTGCAACAGCTTTATTGGCGGAGTTTACTCCTAAGAAATATCGAGGACCCTTTATTGGCACTCTTCAGGCGATGTGGTTTGTTGGAGCGAGTGTTGCATATATAGTTGGTGATATTTTATTGCGTACCGGGCCAGATGCTTGGCGGTGGATGCTCGCCAGCGCAACTTTGCCGACAGTGGTTTTCCTCTTTATGCGTCGGAATACACCGGAATCCCCCCGTTGGCTGAGCATGAAAGGACGATATAAAGAAGCGCAAGCTGTTTTAAAAAGAGTTTATGATGAAGATATTTCTATTGAAGAATTGAAATCGATAAATTTTGAGCGAAAAAGAGTCCCTCTTACGAGCTTATTCCATTCTGAATACGGAACTCGTATGTTATTTATTACTTTGTTTTGGACATGCGCTATTGTTCCGCTTTTTGCTGTGTATTCTTTTGGTCCTAAAATAATGGTTGCTCTTGGATTGACTGGTCAGTTTGGTCACACTGGAGCTGCAGCTATAACATTTATCTTTATGTTGGGCTGTCTTTTCCCGTTGGGGCTTATAAATAAAATTGGGCGTCGTTCTTTGCTGTTGCATAGTTTCTTTTGGTCCGCAGTTGCATTGTCTTTACTTGCATTTTTTACAAATTCTTCACCGTATCTTATCCTTATTTTGTTTTCTATCTACGCTTTGGCAACAGGTGGTTCACAAAATTTGCAATTCGTTTATCCCAACGAACTTTTTCCAACGGAAATTCGGGCTTCAGCTGTGGGTCTTGCTTCTTCTATCAGTAGAATTGGTGCGGCTATAGGCACTTACCTTGTGCCTTTGGCTCTCGCTCGATTGGAGATTCGAACAACCATGATGATTGCGGCTGGGATAACGCTGTTGGGTTTTCTTGTGAGTTTGAAAATGGCTCCAGAGACCAGGAACTGTAGTCTTGAGGATGCTTCTCGTTGTGAGGGAAAAAGTTTGATGGTGGAGGGGGGCGTGTCACACCCTCAGCCCGAAAAGGTCTCTACTCTTTCTTTCCAGAAGAGAGGATAA
- a CDS encoding Rid family detoxifying hydrolase, whose translation MEYLNDKNAPEPLGPYSDSIRSGNMLYLSGQAPFGQSGELVGSTIGEQTTQAMDNMASLLESVGLGMKNVVKVTVYLANWDDFPSYNEVYKSFMGDHKPARATVEVSRLAGGALIEMESIAEFS comes from the coding sequence ATGGAATATTTGAATGATAAAAACGCCCCTGAACCTTTAGGTCCGTATTCTGATTCGATTCGAAGTGGCAATATGCTTTATTTGTCTGGCCAGGCTCCTTTTGGTCAGTCCGGTGAACTTGTTGGCTCGACGATTGGAGAACAGACCACCCAGGCTATGGATAATATGGCGTCACTTTTGGAGTCTGTGGGCCTTGGTATGAAAAATGTTGTTAAAGTCACTGTATATCTGGCGAATTGGGATGATTTTCCCAGTTATAACGAGGTTTATAAATCGTTTATGGGCGATCATAAACCTGCGCGTGCTACGGTTGAAGTGAGTCGGCTTGCTGGCGGGGCTTTAATTGAAATGGAGTCCATCGCAGAATTTTCCTAA
- a CDS encoding acetate--CoA ligase family protein: MSDLNPLFRPRSVALIGASSDPKKYGYWTAKGLIDSQFTGDLYFISRTAAADILGQKPYASISDVPGSVDLAILGISPKYILPVIQECADKGVKAVVVVATGFGETGPEGKALEQKMIAIAQKTGMRIMGPNCMGIFSSPVNLNASTIDLDDGHMGLVLQSGNFGIDINFNAKTRGLGYSGWASIGNQADLRFADFVEYLGQDEDTRVVLMYMEGLRVSSVDDGRNFLRKARLTTLQKPVAVIKIGRSKAGARAAASHTGSLAGSENIFDAALNQAGVIRVETPNELLDVGEAFSRCKMPKGNRIAILTDGGGHGVMATDMAENLGLNAAVLSEETQKKLRAILKPHCPIKNPVDLAGTPEGDMWVFDRCAEVLLADPDVDGLVIAGLYGGYCDFSEEFRQLEMDVAKSLADRATKADKPVVMHSMYHAQQPESLVHIMKHGFPVYGSVDAAMRAMGALVGFGARQGKIQEELAAQPPQLPEDRLAQVQIIFDKVRSQNRVNLVETEAREVLRAYGFNLPSHLLATNENEAATLFDELGAKKVVMKIVSPDILHKTDAGGVILNVDSEEKARDAYIQLLSNAKKYDANADIFGVMLTPMLSGGVECIIGSSYDSTFGPAVMFGLGGIFVEVLKDVSFRVAPVNGPEAKRMISEINAYPLLTGVRGQQGVNLSALENAVSMLSYMVVELSDVAEVDLNPVFATEDGVDVVDARIVLHPVNK; this comes from the coding sequence ATGTCAGATCTTAATCCTCTTTTCAGGCCAAGAAGTGTTGCATTAATTGGTGCATCTTCTGACCCGAAAAAATATGGGTACTGGACCGCCAAAGGACTTATCGATAGTCAATTTACTGGCGATTTGTACTTTATTTCAAGAACCGCCGCTGCAGATATCCTGGGACAAAAGCCTTACGCGAGCATATCTGATGTGCCGGGATCAGTCGATTTGGCTATTCTCGGTATTTCTCCCAAATACATTCTTCCTGTCATTCAAGAATGCGCGGACAAAGGGGTCAAAGCCGTTGTTGTCGTTGCTACTGGTTTTGGAGAAACCGGACCGGAAGGTAAGGCTTTGGAACAGAAAATGATCGCCATAGCCCAAAAAACCGGTATGCGAATCATGGGTCCCAATTGCATGGGGATATTTAGTTCTCCCGTCAACCTCAATGCAAGCACCATTGATTTGGACGATGGACATATGGGGCTTGTGTTGCAAAGTGGTAACTTTGGTATTGATATTAATTTCAATGCCAAGACACGAGGACTTGGCTACAGCGGTTGGGCAAGTATTGGCAACCAAGCCGATCTTCGTTTTGCAGATTTCGTTGAATATTTGGGCCAGGATGAAGATACTCGCGTGGTACTTATGTACATGGAAGGATTGAGAGTTTCTTCCGTAGACGATGGACGCAACTTCCTGCGGAAAGCTCGTTTGACAACACTTCAAAAACCTGTGGCTGTGATCAAAATCGGTCGTAGCAAAGCGGGGGCGCGTGCAGCCGCTTCGCATACCGGGTCATTGGCTGGCAGTGAAAACATCTTTGACGCTGCACTCAATCAGGCTGGTGTCATTCGGGTGGAAACTCCAAATGAACTGCTTGATGTCGGTGAAGCCTTTTCGCGTTGCAAAATGCCCAAGGGTAACCGGATCGCCATCCTTACAGATGGTGGTGGTCATGGAGTGATGGCTACAGATATGGCGGAGAATTTGGGGCTGAACGCCGCAGTGCTTTCTGAGGAAACTCAGAAAAAATTGCGTGCGATTCTCAAGCCTCATTGCCCAATCAAGAATCCTGTTGACCTTGCGGGTACCCCCGAAGGTGATATGTGGGTCTTTGACCGATGTGCAGAAGTCTTGCTGGCGGATCCCGACGTTGATGGTCTCGTTATTGCGGGACTTTATGGTGGGTATTGCGATTTCTCGGAAGAGTTCCGTCAGTTGGAAATGGATGTTGCCAAGAGTTTGGCAGACAGAGCGACTAAGGCGGATAAGCCCGTTGTTATGCATTCCATGTATCATGCTCAGCAACCTGAAAGTTTGGTCCACATCATGAAGCACGGGTTTCCTGTGTATGGATCTGTTGATGCCGCAATGCGGGCAATGGGAGCTTTGGTTGGATTCGGTGCTCGTCAGGGAAAAATTCAGGAAGAATTGGCCGCACAGCCTCCGCAACTTCCAGAAGACAGGTTGGCTCAAGTTCAAATCATTTTTGACAAGGTCCGTTCGCAGAACCGTGTGAATTTGGTTGAAACTGAAGCGCGCGAGGTCTTGCGTGCCTATGGATTTAATTTGCCGTCTCATCTTTTGGCTACAAATGAAAATGAAGCAGCTACATTATTTGATGAGTTAGGTGCAAAAAAAGTTGTTATGAAAATTGTTTCTCCAGACATTTTGCATAAAACTGATGCTGGTGGCGTCATTTTGAACGTAGATTCTGAAGAAAAAGCCCGTGATGCTTATATACAACTTCTGTCGAATGCTAAAAAGTATGATGCAAATGCTGATATTTTTGGCGTAATGCTTACACCAATGCTTTCTGGAGGCGTGGAATGCATTATTGGGAGCAGCTACGATTCAACCTTTGGACCTGCTGTCATGTTTGGTCTTGGTGGTATTTTCGTAGAGGTTCTCAAAGATGTCTCTTTCCGTGTCGCTCCTGTCAATGGACCAGAAGCAAAGAGAATGATTAGTGAAATCAATGCGTATCCACTTCTTACTGGAGTTCGTGGACAGCAAGGTGTTAACCTTTCGGCCCTTGAGAACGCTGTCAGTATGCTTTCTTACATGGTCGTCGAGTTATCCGATGTTGCAGAAGTGGATTTAAATCCCGTTTTTGCCACGGAAGATGGTGTCGATGTTGTGGACGCAAGAATCGTGTTGCACCCGGTGAATAAATAA
- a CDS encoding 4Fe-4S binding protein — protein sequence MSKKVKIHLIESVRCKSCGLCVEACPKKTLAIGTDLNPQGYAYVVQVAPEKCVKCNICRLVCPDVAIGVIEANS from the coding sequence ATGAGTAAGAAAGTGAAAATTCATTTGATTGAGAGTGTGCGTTGTAAGTCATGTGGTCTTTGTGTGGAAGCATGTCCCAAAAAAACGCTTGCTATCGGAACTGATTTGAATCCGCAAGGGTATGCATACGTGGTTCAAGTTGCGCCTGAAAAATGCGTTAAATGTAATATTTGTCGTCTCGTATGCCCAGATGTTGCCATTGGTGTCATCGAAGCTAATTCCTAA
- a CDS encoding 2-oxoacid:acceptor oxidoreductase family protein: protein MKYKCAFSGSGGQGAALMAKLTCYAGIKESKQVVMTQTYGVEQRGGDSTGFVIVSDDPIGNPIVESDADIGVAMSESIYQASLEGLKDGGVLFVNSSMVKTVLTRPEVTQVLLPVSGLAQDMGNVRVANIIMLGAVVQFTKMLSIDSIIAALTDAMGKKKASLLEINIQALNAGIELAEKEAAK from the coding sequence ATGAAGTATAAGTGCGCATTTTCAGGTTCCGGCGGTCAGGGTGCGGCTCTGATGGCAAAGCTGACTTGCTATGCCGGTATCAAAGAAAGCAAGCAAGTGGTCATGACTCAAACCTATGGCGTTGAGCAGCGTGGCGGAGACTCTACTGGTTTTGTTATTGTTTCCGATGATCCTATTGGAAATCCTATTGTTGAGTCCGATGCTGATATTGGCGTCGCCATGAGCGAAAGCATTTATCAAGCAAGTTTGGAAGGACTGAAAGACGGTGGAGTTTTGTTTGTCAATAGCTCCATGGTCAAAACGGTTTTGACTCGTCCTGAAGTGACGCAAGTACTTCTGCCTGTTTCTGGTTTGGCGCAAGATATGGGAAATGTGCGAGTGGCGAATATCATTATGTTGGGTGCTGTTGTTCAATTCACCAAGATGTTGAGCATTGATTCTATCATCGCGGCATTGACTGATGCTATGGGAAAAAAGAAAGCCTCGTTACTTGAAATTAATATCCAAGCTTTGAATGCAGGTATTGAACTTGCGGAAAAGGAGGCAGCCAAATGA
- a CDS encoding thiamine pyrophosphate-dependent enzyme — MQTLADYYGKTLKFDKLTSYCPGCGHGIVTRLVAETIEAMGIREKTMAVVGIGCGGFSHHYLEVDAMEAIHGRSPASAIGYKIALPDHIVFTYQGDGDTSAIGLHEIMHAANRGMPITCIMVNNSVFGMTGGQMSPTSIPGQVTSTTATGRDVAVHGYPLLVPEMMRAMQGVSYLARESVVDVKSIKKAAKSIRNAFECQVRGLGFSFVEVISPCPTGLHLSVPDAYAFAAKETLSYFKPQVFKNELEKNDEV, encoded by the coding sequence ATGCAGACATTAGCAGATTATTACGGAAAAACATTAAAATTTGACAAGCTTACGAGCTATTGTCCTGGTTGTGGACATGGTATTGTCACCCGTTTGGTGGCTGAAACCATCGAGGCAATGGGAATACGTGAAAAGACCATGGCAGTCGTTGGCATTGGGTGTGGTGGCTTTTCTCATCATTATTTGGAAGTTGATGCAATGGAAGCCATTCATGGTCGTTCTCCGGCGTCAGCTATTGGATACAAGATCGCTTTGCCTGATCACATTGTGTTTACCTATCAGGGTGATGGTGACACGAGTGCTATTGGTCTCCATGAAATTATGCACGCTGCAAATCGTGGCATGCCTATCACCTGCATCATGGTGAACAACTCGGTGTTCGGTATGACTGGAGGCCAGATGTCTCCTACCTCAATTCCTGGACAGGTAACTTCAACCACCGCCACTGGACGAGACGTCGCAGTCCATGGATATCCTTTGTTGGTGCCGGAAATGATGCGTGCAATGCAAGGTGTTTCATATTTGGCAAGAGAATCTGTGGTTGATGTGAAGAGCATTAAAAAGGCCGCAAAGAGTATTCGTAATGCTTTCGAATGCCAAGTTAGAGGATTGGGTTTTTCTTTTGTAGAAGTGATTTCCCCGTGTCCTACAGGGCTGCATTTGTCTGTTCCTGATGCATATGCTTTCGCAGCCAAGGAGACACTTAGTTACTTCAAACCGCAAGTTTTCAAAAATGAATTGGAGAAAAACGATGAAGTATAA
- a CDS encoding pyruvate ferredoxin oxidoreductase produces MKETLFLKNTETFAESMIRCGIRCHFAYPITPATDVMKYTSRMLPEHGGRMVQMESELAVSNALAGYACAGKLGATSTSGPGMTLMQEAIGFMAAGELPCIMLDAMRVGPGDGDIIGAQSTYYQATRGGGHGDYRVIVLAPSCGQEIADLMPHGIKLAMTYRNPVLFVVDGVTCQMTETTSFEEPHDYTADFDTSSWAFTGTADHPKRFLVTGSYTHEQGYEMNEKMRQKYVEISDKEQMWEQDQVEDAEVLVVAFGIHGRMCKDLVEASRAKGKRVGFIRPITLWPFPDKAFENIPASVKSILVVEMNHGQMVDDVRLAVNGRVPVHFLGKTGGEIPMCTLAEMTREANNLLEGE; encoded by the coding sequence ATGAAAGAAACATTGTTTTTAAAAAACACGGAAACGTTTGCCGAAAGTATGATTCGTTGCGGTATTCGTTGCCATTTTGCTTACCCCATTACCCCCGCGACAGACGTCATGAAATATACGTCCAGAATGTTGCCTGAACATGGTGGCCGAATGGTTCAAATGGAAAGTGAATTAGCCGTTTCAAATGCCCTTGCTGGATATGCATGTGCAGGGAAGTTGGGTGCTACATCGACTTCTGGGCCTGGTATGACACTGATGCAGGAAGCTATTGGTTTTATGGCTGCAGGAGAATTGCCCTGTATCATGCTTGACGCGATGCGTGTTGGTCCCGGTGATGGTGATATTATCGGTGCACAGAGTACGTATTACCAAGCCACTCGAGGAGGCGGTCATGGTGATTATCGAGTTATTGTGCTTGCTCCTTCCTGCGGACAAGAGATTGCTGACCTCATGCCTCATGGCATAAAATTGGCTATGACATATCGCAATCCGGTTTTGTTTGTGGTTGATGGTGTCACCTGCCAGATGACTGAAACAACTTCTTTCGAAGAACCACATGATTATACGGCAGATTTTGATACTTCCAGTTGGGCCTTTACGGGCACGGCTGATCATCCAAAACGTTTTCTTGTCACTGGTAGCTATACGCATGAGCAGGGCTACGAGATGAATGAGAAGATGCGTCAAAAGTATGTTGAAATTTCAGACAAAGAACAGATGTGGGAACAAGATCAGGTTGAAGATGCAGAAGTCCTGGTCGTCGCCTTTGGTATCCATGGGCGTATGTGTAAGGACCTGGTTGAGGCGTCTCGAGCCAAAGGCAAGCGTGTCGGGTTTATTCGTCCTATAACTCTTTGGCCTTTTCCGGATAAAGCTTTCGAAAATATTCCTGCTTCAGTGAAATCAATTCTGGTTGTGGAAATGAATCACGGTCAGATGGTTGACGACGTCCGTCTTGCTGTGAACGGAAGGGTTCCCGTTCATTTCCTGGGTAAGACTGGAGGAGAGATCCCTATGTGTACTTTGGCGGAGATGACCCGCGAAGCGAACAACTTGCTCGAGGGAGAGTAA